A window of Mucilaginibacter sp. PAMC 26640 contains these coding sequences:
- a CDS encoding MBL fold metallo-hydrolase, which translates to MLSKEKIKYFQVAQGVWGMRLIFVNVYMIANRRGAGKGWVLVDTGTKGSASKIVAMAEALFGPGSRPSAIVLTHGHSDHAGSVCELLKIWNVPVYAHHMEVPYLTGKSSYPPVDPATGGGLMSLASVLFSTKPINIRRNLREIDLYDGIPELPEWKVIHTPGHTPGHISLFLPLNTTLIAGDAFTTTRAESAWSLMLYKKQVSGPPKYITSDWIAAGKSVRKLAALQPRIAATGHGPVMRGRELLTELSFLANRFEEVAVPNSGRYVGHGAVSDENGVQYIPPYRGNNRMKAAVAVTAALIGFLVVSKATKIW; encoded by the coding sequence ATGCTTAGTAAAGAAAAAATCAAGTACTTCCAGGTAGCCCAGGGCGTTTGGGGCATGCGTTTAATATTCGTAAATGTTTACATGATTGCTAACCGAAGGGGTGCCGGCAAGGGTTGGGTGCTGGTTGATACTGGCACAAAAGGATCGGCAAGTAAGATCGTCGCCATGGCCGAAGCATTATTCGGACCAGGTTCAAGGCCATCTGCCATCGTGCTTACTCATGGCCACAGCGACCACGCTGGTTCTGTTTGCGAATTGCTGAAAATTTGGAACGTACCGGTGTATGCACACCACATGGAAGTACCTTACTTAACCGGAAAATCATCCTACCCACCTGTTGACCCGGCCACCGGCGGTGGACTTATGAGCCTGGCATCGGTTTTATTTTCCACTAAACCTATCAATATCAGGCGTAACCTACGTGAAATAGATTTGTACGATGGTATTCCGGAACTGCCTGAATGGAAGGTGATCCACACTCCCGGACATACACCCGGGCATATTTCACTGTTTTTACCATTGAATACCACCCTCATAGCTGGTGATGCATTCACTACCACCCGGGCTGAGTCCGCTTGGAGTTTGATGCTTTATAAAAAGCAAGTATCCGGCCCTCCAAAATATATAACCAGCGATTGGATCGCCGCCGGCAAGTCGGTCCGAAAATTGGCCGCATTGCAGCCCCGGATTGCAGCCACCGGGCACGGACCGGTAATGCGTGGACGCGAATTGCTGACTGAATTGAGCTTTTTAGCCAACCGTTTTGAAGAGGTTGCGGTTCCAAACAGTGGCCGATATGTTGGCCATGGTGCCGTTAGTGATGAAAATGGTGTGCAATATATACCGCCCTACAGGGGTAATAACCGCATGAAAGCAGCTGTGGCCGTTACTGCCGCACTAATTGGTTTTCTCGTAGTGAGCAAGGCTACAAAAATCTGGTAA
- a CDS encoding pyrroline-5-carboxylate reductase: MEAQQHIAILGSGNIGLALAKGLVKAGIFTPAQITLTRRNTTALAPLAAEGYNVTADNAEAVTRASIVVLAILPQQLNKLLEEIKPATEQSKHLLISVVSGVSCQDIRNQLNLNVQVIRAMPNTAIAIGQSMTCIATDTASDANVSLVKSLFDTVGVSIQINEELMTSATALCACGIAFFLRSIRAASQGGTEIGFHAHDALKMAAQTAKGAADLLLQLSSHPEQEIDKVTSPKGCTIAGLNEMEHNGFSSAMIKGIKVSAEKAGALYKSE; this comes from the coding sequence ATGGAAGCACAACAGCATATTGCCATTTTAGGCAGCGGAAATATTGGATTAGCATTAGCTAAAGGACTGGTTAAGGCGGGTATATTTACCCCGGCCCAAATTACGCTTACCCGCCGCAACACCACGGCACTGGCCCCATTAGCCGCGGAAGGCTACAATGTTACCGCAGATAACGCGGAAGCAGTAACCAGAGCCTCAATCGTAGTGTTGGCGATATTGCCGCAACAGCTTAATAAGCTACTGGAAGAAATAAAACCGGCAACTGAACAAAGCAAGCATTTGCTGATCTCGGTGGTATCCGGCGTAAGCTGCCAGGATATCCGTAACCAATTAAATTTGAATGTACAGGTGATCCGTGCTATGCCGAATACGGCTATCGCTATTGGACAAAGCATGACTTGTATTGCTACAGATACGGCATCGGATGCTAATGTGAGTTTGGTAAAATCGTTATTTGATACGGTTGGTGTTAGTATCCAGATCAACGAAGAACTGATGACCTCCGCCACGGCGCTTTGTGCCTGTGGTATTGCCTTTTTCCTTCGCTCCATCCGTGCTGCATCACAGGGTGGTACAGAAATTGGCTTTCACGCGCATGATGCCCTTAAAATGGCTGCTCAAACCGCAAAAGGTGCCGCCGATTTGCTGTTGCAACTAAGTTCACACCCGGAACAGGAAATTGATAAGGTAACTTCGCCAAAAGGATGTACCATTGCCGGTTTAAATGAGATGGAACACAACGGCTTTAGCTCAGCGATGATTAAGGGCATCAAGGTATCCGCGGAGAAAGCAGGTGCACTTTACAAAAGTGAGTGA
- a CDS encoding acetylglutamate kinase — translation MQALHIIKIGGNVIDNSENLHRFLKDFTALDGHKILVHGGGKVATQISETMGIEARMVDGRRITDIDTLRVVTMVYAGLINKNIVAQLQRYGNNAIGLTGADGDFIRAKKRPVKTIDYGFAGDLSENSINPDNIARLLDAGFTPAFCALTHDGEGQLLNTNADTIASALAVALSGLYETTLVYCFEKKGVLQDIDDEDSLIRDIDPERYEQLKTDKIIHSGMLPKMDNAFTAISCGVKAVIIGHSDDLGQLKNKKGFGTRLSN, via the coding sequence ATGCAAGCCCTGCACATCATCAAAATAGGCGGAAACGTTATTGACAATTCAGAAAACCTGCACCGGTTCCTGAAAGATTTTACGGCGCTGGATGGCCACAAGATCCTGGTGCATGGCGGCGGTAAAGTTGCTACGCAGATCTCCGAAACCATGGGGATTGAAGCCCGCATGGTTGATGGCCGCCGGATAACCGATATAGATACACTCCGTGTGGTTACGATGGTTTATGCCGGGCTCATTAACAAAAACATAGTAGCACAACTACAGCGGTACGGAAATAATGCGATAGGGCTCACCGGTGCCGATGGTGATTTTATCCGTGCAAAAAAACGCCCCGTTAAAACGATTGACTATGGTTTTGCGGGCGACTTGTCGGAAAACTCTATCAACCCGGATAATATCGCCAGGTTGCTGGATGCCGGCTTTACACCAGCTTTTTGCGCTTTAACGCATGACGGTGAGGGGCAGCTGCTGAACACCAATGCAGATACCATAGCTTCTGCCCTGGCCGTGGCCTTATCCGGCTTGTACGAAACTACACTTGTATATTGCTTTGAAAAGAAGGGTGTATTACAGGATATTGATGATGAAGATTCATTGATTAGAGATATCGACCCGGAACGGTACGAACAACTAAAAACCGATAAAATCATTCATAGCGGTATGCTGCCCAAAATGGATAACGCATTTACAGCGATATCCTGCGGGGTTAAAGCAGTTATCATCGGGCATTCTGATGATTTAGGTCAGTTAAAAAATAAAAAGGGGTTTGGTACCCGCTTAAGTAATTAA
- a CDS encoding isocitrate dehydrogenase has product MNTKIAVAKGDGIGPEIMAAVLRIFEAANVNLEYEYVEMGKSYFDAGHSTGMTAAAKETIERLGILFKGPMETPKGKGVKSINVTARKVWNTYANQRDFRSLNGVDTVFSKAGIPINLTIVRENIEDTYGGIEHMLTSDVAVGRRIITRPGSAQVIRYAFEMARRKGYTKLACGHKANIMKLTDGLFLETFQEIAKEYPDIESSDIIVDDLCMKLVSRPELFQAIVLTNLQGDIVSDLCAGLVGGLGFAPSANIGDNISIFEAVHGTAPDIAGRGVANPTALLLSGILMLRYLGATTAAAQIENALLYTLEQGIHTGDFGDRAIPSANTDEFANNIIANLGQLPQKGVVIAQPDFEVQVNHDKPLKNKLTVLRDEPEELVGVDVFVKSSAQAAEVADLAKQSASDTFQLVMISNRGTQVWPTGSIFTELVNEYRIRFEKKEGTTITQKDTLQIAADLSEDFKVCSVEFLMKFGGKIGYTLAQGQ; this is encoded by the coding sequence ATGAATACCAAAATAGCAGTAGCAAAAGGAGATGGTATAGGCCCGGAAATTATGGCCGCCGTTCTCCGAATCTTCGAAGCCGCAAATGTAAACCTTGAATACGAATACGTGGAGATGGGTAAATCATATTTCGATGCCGGGCACTCCACCGGGATGACCGCCGCCGCCAAGGAAACCATCGAGCGCCTGGGCATTTTGTTTAAAGGCCCAATGGAAACCCCTAAGGGTAAGGGTGTTAAAAGTATCAATGTTACCGCCCGTAAAGTTTGGAATACCTATGCCAATCAACGAGATTTCCGTTCTTTAAATGGTGTTGATACCGTATTTTCCAAAGCGGGAATACCTATCAACCTAACTATTGTACGCGAAAATATAGAAGATACTTACGGAGGCATCGAGCATATGCTGACCAGCGATGTCGCTGTTGGCCGCCGCATCATCACCCGTCCGGGTTCTGCCCAGGTAATTCGTTATGCATTTGAGATGGCCCGCCGTAAAGGTTATACCAAACTGGCATGCGGCCATAAGGCAAATATTATGAAACTGACCGACGGCCTGTTCCTGGAAACATTCCAGGAGATTGCTAAAGAATATCCGGACATCGAATCATCAGACATCATCGTAGATGATTTGTGTATGAAGCTGGTATCCCGCCCGGAACTGTTTCAGGCCATTGTACTAACTAACTTACAGGGCGACATTGTATCTGATTTGTGTGCAGGTCTCGTGGGCGGTTTAGGTTTCGCTCCTTCTGCCAATATTGGTGATAACATTTCAATTTTTGAGGCGGTGCATGGTACTGCGCCGGATATTGCTGGTCGCGGAGTAGCAAATCCAACTGCCTTGTTATTATCGGGTATATTGATGCTGCGCTATTTAGGGGCTACTACCGCTGCAGCTCAAATTGAGAACGCTTTGCTTTATACCCTGGAGCAGGGCATTCACACGGGTGATTTCGGCGACAGAGCCATACCATCTGCCAATACAGATGAGTTTGCCAATAATATTATAGCTAACCTGGGTCAATTACCGCAAAAAGGCGTTGTAATTGCGCAGCCGGACTTTGAAGTACAAGTTAACCATGATAAACCCTTAAAAAACAAACTTACGGTATTAAGGGACGAACCGGAAGAACTGGTTGGGGTGGATGTATTTGTAAAATCAAGTGCCCAGGCCGCCGAGGTTGCGGACTTAGCCAAACAATCAGCTTCCGACACTTTTCAGCTGGTAATGATCAGCAATCGTGGTACACAGGTGTGGCCAACAGGTTCCATCTTTACAGAACTGGTAAATGAGTACCGCATCCGTTTTGAGAAGAAAGAAGGCACTACCATCACCCAAAAAGATACCCTGCAAATCGCAGCTGACCTGTCGGAAGATTTTAAAGTTTGCTCAGTAGAGTTTCTAATGAAATTTGGCGGAAAAATAGGCTACACTTTGGCCCAGGGACAGTAA
- a CDS encoding peptide-methionine (S)-S-oxide reductase, protein MKKIALYFATVILFLGCANGQPKTGQNSMAVLPKVASGEAVATFGGGCFWSMAEAMSELKGVNKVISGYAGGNTANPTYEDVSTRTTNHAETVQIYYDPKVISYATLAEAFFFAHDPTTLNRQGPDEGTDYRSIAFYRNDAEKATLEAAIKKVNATKHYSNPIVTQVVPFKVFYAAEKYHQGYYRTNGDNPYIGAVSVPKVMKFRKAMKEELKPEFAK, encoded by the coding sequence ATGAAAAAAATAGCATTGTACTTTGCAACCGTAATACTGTTTTTAGGCTGCGCTAATGGCCAGCCTAAGACCGGGCAGAATAGTATGGCAGTATTACCCAAGGTAGCTTCGGGGGAAGCTGTTGCCACTTTTGGCGGAGGCTGCTTCTGGAGCATGGCTGAGGCGATGAGCGAATTAAAGGGCGTTAATAAAGTGATCTCGGGCTATGCGGGTGGTAATACGGCTAACCCTACTTATGAAGATGTTAGCACCCGTACCACCAATCATGCGGAAACCGTGCAAATCTATTATGACCCTAAAGTGATTAGTTACGCAACACTCGCAGAGGCATTTTTCTTTGCTCACGACCCTACCACATTGAACCGACAGGGGCCGGATGAGGGAACAGACTACCGCTCTATAGCTTTTTACCGTAACGACGCCGAAAAAGCAACTCTGGAAGCTGCTATCAAAAAAGTTAATGCAACCAAGCATTACAGCAACCCGATAGTTACCCAGGTTGTGCCGTTTAAAGTATTTTATGCGGCTGAAAAGTACCACCAGGGCTATTATCGCACCAACGGCGATAATCCTTATATAGGCGCTGTATCGGTACCAAAAGTGATGAAATTTCGCAAAGCGATGAAGGAAGAGTTGAAACCTGAGTTCGCCAAGTAA
- a CDS encoding thioredoxin-disulfide reductase, whose protein sequence is MLQDTEHVKCLIIGSGPAGYTAAIYASRADLKPVMYTGMLAGGQLTQTTDVENFPGYPEGIMGPEMMEDFRKQAERLGTDIRFGYVSSVDFSSLPHKVTVDENKTILADTVIISTGASAKWLGLESEQKYSGFGVSACAVCDGFFFKGQDVAIVGAGDTAAEEATYLAKLCRKVYMIVRRDEFRASKAMVHRVLNTHNIEILYNTDTIEILGDGQSVNGVKVCNNITQENTELDVTGFFVAIGHKPNTDIFEGWINMDATGYILTRPGTTETNVEGVFCCGDAQDHIYRQAVTAAGTGCMAAIDAERYLAGKEHIVTA, encoded by the coding sequence ATGTTACAAGATACCGAACACGTTAAATGCCTGATTATAGGTTCTGGTCCTGCTGGTTATACAGCCGCGATATATGCTTCAAGGGCCGATCTTAAACCGGTTATGTATACCGGGATGCTGGCCGGCGGGCAGCTTACCCAAACTACTGATGTAGAAAACTTTCCGGGTTACCCTGAAGGAATTATGGGGCCGGAGATGATGGAAGATTTCCGCAAGCAAGCGGAGCGCTTAGGTACAGATATCCGTTTTGGCTATGTAAGTTCAGTTGATTTTTCTTCTTTGCCGCATAAAGTTACGGTTGATGAAAATAAAACGATTCTGGCTGATACCGTTATTATATCTACAGGAGCATCTGCTAAATGGTTGGGACTTGAGTCTGAACAAAAATACAGCGGTTTTGGTGTTTCGGCATGTGCCGTTTGCGATGGCTTCTTTTTCAAAGGGCAGGATGTGGCGATTGTAGGGGCAGGAGATACCGCTGCCGAAGAGGCAACCTACCTGGCTAAACTTTGCCGCAAAGTTTACATGATCGTGCGCCGCGATGAGTTCCGCGCTTCAAAAGCGATGGTTCACCGCGTACTGAATACACACAACATTGAGATTTTATACAATACCGATACCATAGAAATTTTAGGCGACGGGCAAAGTGTAAACGGCGTTAAAGTATGCAATAACATTACACAGGAAAATACCGAATTAGATGTTACCGGTTTCTTTGTGGCCATTGGGCACAAACCTAACACGGATATTTTTGAAGGTTGGATCAACATGGATGCAACGGGTTATATTCTTACCCGCCCAGGTACAACGGAAACTAATGTGGAGGGTGTATTTTGCTGCGGCGATGCGCAGGACCATATCTATCGCCAGGCGGTAACTGCGGCCGGTACCGGTTGTATGGCAGCTATAGATGCCGAGCGATATTTAGCTGGTAAAGAGCATATTGTAACGGCTTAA
- a CDS encoding 5-(carboxyamino)imidazole ribonucleotide synthase, which produces MKAFYGDLRLGILGGGQLGRMLIQQAINYNVTVKVLDPDREAPCRRLCNEFVVGSLSDYETVYNFGKKVDLLTIEIEKVNVDALEQLEKEGVAVYPQSRIIRLIQDKGLQKQFFKENDIPTAEFQVISSAQQLKESHIPFPYIQKLRRDGYDGKGVYKVLDESYLENAFTEPSLIERMIDFEKEIGIIVARNEDGEVKTFPLVEMEFNPEANLVEFLIAPSTLPFEVQMEAENIAKRIAETLNIVGILAVEMFLDKSGKILVNELAPRPHNSGHQSIEGNVVSQFEQHLRAIFNQPLGDTACLSNAIMVNVLGEAGYEGPAVYQGIEKILKCAGVYVHLYGKALTKPFRKMGHVTIIDSDREKAIEKARYVQETLKVIA; this is translated from the coding sequence ATGAAAGCATTCTACGGCGATTTACGATTAGGAATTTTAGGCGGGGGCCAGCTGGGCCGCATGCTGATACAACAAGCCATCAATTACAATGTTACCGTTAAGGTTTTAGACCCCGACCGCGAGGCTCCCTGCCGCCGGTTATGCAACGAATTTGTAGTCGGTTCCCTAAGCGATTATGAAACGGTTTACAACTTTGGCAAGAAGGTTGATTTGCTCACGATTGAGATAGAAAAAGTAAACGTAGATGCGTTGGAACAGCTGGAAAAAGAGGGCGTTGCGGTTTATCCGCAGTCGCGCATTATCCGGTTGATCCAGGACAAAGGGTTGCAAAAACAGTTCTTTAAAGAAAACGACATTCCCACAGCCGAGTTCCAGGTAATTTCATCGGCACAGCAATTAAAGGAAAGTCACATTCCTTTCCCCTACATCCAAAAACTCCGCCGCGACGGTTACGATGGCAAAGGTGTTTATAAAGTATTGGACGAAAGCTATCTTGAAAATGCATTCACCGAGCCAAGTCTGATAGAACGCATGATTGATTTTGAAAAAGAGATTGGCATTATCGTGGCCCGTAACGAAGACGGCGAAGTAAAAACCTTCCCGCTGGTAGAGATGGAATTCAACCCCGAAGCCAATTTGGTAGAGTTTTTAATCGCACCCTCTACCCTGCCGTTTGAGGTACAGATGGAAGCCGAGAATATCGCTAAACGTATCGCAGAGACTTTAAACATCGTGGGCATACTAGCGGTAGAGATGTTTTTAGATAAGAGCGGTAAGATCCTGGTGAATGAACTGGCTCCGCGCCCACATAATAGCGGTCACCAAAGTATTGAGGGCAATGTGGTATCGCAATTTGAACAGCATCTACGCGCTATATTTAACCAGCCATTGGGTGATACGGCTTGCTTAAGCAATGCCATTATGGTAAATGTACTTGGTGAAGCCGGTTACGAAGGACCCGCCGTGTACCAGGGGATAGAAAAGATTCTGAAATGTGCAGGGGTTTATGTGCATTTGTATGGCAAGGCGCTTACCAAGCCATTCCGTAAAATGGGCCATGTGACAATAATTGATAGCGATAGAGAAAAGGCAATTGAGAAGGCGCGTTATGTGCAGGAAACTTTAAAGGTGATTGCTTAG
- a CDS encoding MFS transporter gives MRYFTFFYLYIMQGIPSGFALTAVANYLAAKGMTSQSIGSFVAIVGIPWILQFIWGPIIDRYQFSVIGHRKHWVVLTQLLAFIASLSLLLIHDPVKQLTLMSLVFFIHSNFASVQDASVDAIAISIVPEAERGRVNAFMRGGYLMGIAVGSAGLSTILHYYGFFYAAAVQSTLLLLMTVLTFFIKLDNADSYVPQFNLRNKTARPLPAGDSNPDLKWLFKQLYAGITEKNSLGTFGIIALVYTCSSIFIRSFSFHLIHTLHWADNSVSVLQGGWGTIATLFVTIGGGVIADIIGPAKLQVRVMLAISLFLILFCSFGYFWVHKPISITGLLMWNFADPMFSVAAMPVLMALCREKVEGSQFTAYMAMVNFCDVMGAYISGWAMSITTAPVLGLICGCLVFLAVISRLLKLRNVSVQVITVRNGSN, from the coding sequence CTGCGATATTTTACCTTTTTCTATTTGTACATCATGCAAGGTATCCCATCGGGCTTTGCGCTTACTGCTGTAGCAAATTATCTCGCAGCTAAGGGGATGACTTCTCAATCTATAGGTTCTTTTGTAGCTATCGTAGGCATCCCATGGATACTGCAATTTATCTGGGGACCAATTATAGATAGATACCAGTTCTCGGTAATAGGGCACCGAAAACACTGGGTAGTGCTTACACAATTGCTGGCCTTTATCGCATCGCTGAGCTTATTGCTTATCCACGATCCGGTAAAACAACTTACTTTAATGTCTCTGGTATTTTTTATCCATAGTAATTTTGCAAGTGTACAGGATGCCAGTGTGGATGCCATTGCAATTTCCATAGTGCCGGAAGCAGAGAGGGGTAGGGTAAATGCCTTCATGAGGGGAGGGTATTTAATGGGTATTGCGGTAGGCTCTGCAGGCTTATCCACTATTCTGCATTATTACGGTTTCTTCTATGCGGCTGCCGTCCAATCCACTTTGCTCTTGCTGATGACCGTGCTCACCTTTTTCATTAAGCTTGATAATGCGGATAGTTATGTACCCCAATTTAATTTACGAAACAAAACAGCGCGGCCTTTGCCTGCTGGCGATAGCAATCCTGATCTGAAATGGCTTTTTAAACAATTATATGCGGGTATCACCGAAAAAAACAGCCTTGGTACTTTTGGCATTATTGCTTTAGTTTACACCTGTAGCAGTATTTTTATACGATCTTTTTCATTCCACCTCATTCATACATTGCATTGGGCGGATAATTCAGTTTCGGTGTTACAAGGCGGCTGGGGCACCATTGCTACCCTTTTCGTAACTATCGGAGGGGGCGTTATCGCGGACATAATAGGGCCCGCCAAATTACAGGTTCGGGTAATGCTGGCCATCAGTCTCTTTTTGATCCTGTTTTGCAGTTTTGGATATTTTTGGGTGCACAAGCCCATTAGCATCACCGGTTTGTTAATGTGGAATTTTGCCGACCCGATGTTTAGTGTGGCTGCAATGCCTGTGCTGATGGCACTATGTCGCGAAAAAGTTGAAGGCTCACAATTTACGGCCTACATGGCCATGGTGAACTTTTGCGATGTAATGGGCGCTTATATTTCCGGCTGGGCAATGAGCATAACAACAGCCCCGGTATTGGGTTTAATTTGCGGCTGTTTGGTGTTTTTAGCTGTAATTAGCCGGTTATTAAAGCTACGTAACGTTTCAGTGCAGGTAATAACCGTTCGGAACGGTAGTAATTAG
- a CDS encoding N5-carboxyaminoimidazole ribonucleotide mutase translates to MSQPKIAIIMGSKSDLHIMQDAADVLKELGVSYEITVVSAHRTPDRMFSYARAAADRGIKVIIAGAGGAAHLPGMVASLTHLPVIGVPVKSSNSIDGWDSILSILQMPNGIPVATVALNAAKNAGILAAQILSTADEYLVANLKAFKEELARKVEESAKEMEA, encoded by the coding sequence ATGAGTCAACCAAAAATAGCCATTATCATGGGCAGCAAGTCGGATCTGCATATTATGCAGGATGCCGCAGACGTATTAAAAGAACTGGGTGTAAGTTACGAGATCACTGTAGTATCGGCGCATCGTACACCCGACAGGATGTTCAGCTACGCCCGTGCCGCTGCAGATCGTGGTATTAAGGTGATCATCGCAGGTGCAGGTGGCGCAGCCCACTTGCCGGGAATGGTAGCTTCATTAACCCACCTGCCGGTGATCGGCGTGCCTGTAAAATCAAGTAATTCTATTGACGGCTGGGATTCTATCCTGAGCATCCTCCAAATGCCAAACGGCATACCGGTTGCTACTGTTGCACTTAATGCTGCAAAAAATGCGGGGATCCTGGCTGCCCAGATCTTATCCACTGCAGATGAGTATCTTGTAGCTAACCTAAAAGCCTTTAAAGAAGAGCTGGCCAGGAAAGTGGAAGAGTCAGCAAAAGAAATGGAAGCTTAA